In the genome of Microbacterium endophyticum, one region contains:
- a CDS encoding heme ABC transporter ATP-binding protein: MKTDATQPAFEVRSVTYRVGAATILENVSIDVFYGRVLALVGPNGAGKSSLLGVLTADITPTGGGVLLDGRTLALHSATDLARTRSVLLQSNQVSFAFSAHDVVEMGRAPWTGAVARDDEAMIANAMRRADVSHLADRPFSSLSGGERARVSLARVLAQDTRIVLLDEPTAALDLRHQEDVLRIARDLAADGRAVIVVLHDLSLAAAYADEVAMIDVGRLVAHGTPAEVFTAERIGAVYGTAVRVVSDVDTGRPIVLPRRSA; the protein is encoded by the coding sequence ATGAAAACGGATGCCACGCAGCCCGCGTTCGAGGTGCGCTCTGTGACTTACCGCGTTGGCGCAGCCACGATCCTCGAGAATGTCTCGATCGATGTGTTCTATGGACGCGTGCTCGCCCTCGTCGGGCCAAACGGCGCCGGAAAGTCCAGTCTTTTGGGCGTGCTCACCGCCGACATTACGCCGACCGGCGGTGGGGTGCTCCTCGACGGCAGAACGCTTGCGCTTCACAGCGCCACCGACCTTGCGCGCACGCGCAGCGTGCTGCTGCAATCCAACCAGGTGTCCTTCGCCTTCTCGGCTCACGACGTCGTGGAGATGGGGCGTGCGCCCTGGACTGGCGCCGTGGCGCGTGACGACGAGGCGATGATTGCGAATGCGATGCGCCGAGCCGATGTGAGCCACCTTGCGGATCGCCCGTTTTCATCGCTTTCCGGTGGCGAGCGTGCGAGGGTGTCGCTCGCTCGCGTGCTCGCACAGGACACGCGCATTGTCTTGCTGGACGAACCGACCGCGGCTCTCGACCTCCGCCATCAAGAAGATGTGTTGCGCATCGCGCGTGATCTTGCCGCGGACGGCCGTGCCGTCATCGTGGTGCTTCACGATCTCTCGCTTGCCGCCGCCTATGCGGACGAAGTGGCGATGATCGATGTCGGTCGACTCGTGGCCCACGGCACTCCTGCTGAGGTGTTCACGGCCGAGCGCATCGGTGCTGTGTATGGAACCGCCGTGCGCGTTGTTTCCGACGTCGACACCGGCCGCCCCATCGTGCTGCCGCGACGATCTGCATGA
- a CDS encoding HtaA domain-containing protein, producing MSRSPVHRLLASVITGALVMAGAVVGIAAPAQAAEASTLSWGVKQSFVSYVGGPIGGGSVVTSGSVSDSSPFVWSDGSSTVDADAQSGEAAFTGSVQFTAHSGVLDVTLSNPRVSIETESAGVLYVDAVTRDMSSGEYTTSTGVGIATLALSAPAIADGTATYADVAATLTDAGVPLFAGFYTAGTALDPLTLTVPYLAPETPEVPEPSLTVSPAESLDPSGATVTITGSNYNTDALGLYGPTAGQSAGVYVQIGWIADNWRASDGAPASSRASAYTAWAQGASSDAPYVKWSLNDDGTANFTWNVTIDEDTLAAKQIDGGTLAVFTIGAGGVVQAVNELAEPISFAAVSPEPTPEPTPEPTTEPTPEPTPEPSAPQVEVSPTTNLDPALAHTLTVTGTNFSGAGAANGAYVLLGETSLWNGTGALPTEGWIVQAWVQPAQIVDGEFTTTLTVPAGSLDAGVDYQVVTSAAHRLSITDRSLDTFTPVTVAQQSAPVVSIGGLTSGNIERGGTLTVGGSGFTPGDRVTAVVHSDPVTIGTVVAGDTGRVSFSWTVPADFEVGTHTIELSVDGDVVASAQFSITASAAPAAVEAPAAPTCLAQSVSGATLQWGVKQSFVSYINGPIANGSISGGWGGGSGAYSTENDRGRVSFAGSIHYTGHDGLLDLTISNPRIQVTSASSASLIVNVQSKGFNGSPDVNASSVVFATLSLPAAAQSGGSISWSSASATLTAAGAEAFAGFYNAGDALDSVSFTFPLGADVPCDASTDATLAATGGTMPVDALWIGASLLLLGAGALVLRRRRMQSA from the coding sequence ATGAGTAGATCGCCCGTTCATCGGCTGCTCGCGAGCGTGATCACCGGCGCGCTCGTCATGGCTGGTGCCGTCGTAGGTATCGCTGCCCCGGCGCAGGCAGCTGAGGCATCCACGCTGTCATGGGGCGTGAAGCAGAGCTTCGTTTCGTACGTCGGTGGTCCGATCGGCGGCGGGTCGGTTGTCACGAGCGGTAGCGTGTCTGATTCATCGCCCTTCGTCTGGAGTGACGGAAGCAGCACTGTCGACGCCGATGCGCAGTCGGGTGAGGCGGCATTCACCGGTTCCGTGCAGTTCACAGCCCACAGCGGTGTGCTCGACGTCACGCTTTCGAACCCACGTGTTTCCATCGAGACCGAGTCCGCCGGTGTGTTGTACGTCGACGCCGTGACGCGCGACATGTCGAGTGGTGAATACACGACCTCGACCGGCGTCGGCATCGCCACGCTGGCGCTGTCGGCCCCCGCGATCGCCGATGGCACGGCCACCTACGCAGACGTCGCGGCGACTTTGACGGATGCCGGTGTGCCACTGTTCGCGGGCTTCTATACCGCGGGAACCGCTCTCGATCCACTCACTCTGACGGTGCCGTATCTCGCCCCCGAGACTCCAGAAGTGCCGGAACCTTCGCTGACGGTCTCACCGGCTGAGTCGCTCGATCCGAGCGGCGCGACGGTCACGATCACCGGGTCGAATTACAACACCGATGCCCTCGGGCTCTACGGCCCGACGGCCGGTCAGTCGGCGGGCGTGTACGTGCAGATCGGTTGGATTGCAGACAACTGGCGGGCATCCGATGGCGCGCCGGCGAGCTCACGCGCAAGTGCGTACACAGCATGGGCGCAGGGCGCGAGCAGCGATGCGCCCTACGTGAAGTGGTCGCTCAATGATGACGGCACCGCGAACTTCACGTGGAACGTCACTATCGACGAAGACACCTTGGCGGCGAAGCAGATCGACGGCGGCACTCTTGCCGTGTTCACGATCGGTGCCGGCGGTGTCGTTCAGGCGGTCAACGAGCTCGCCGAGCCGATCAGTTTTGCCGCTGTTTCGCCAGAGCCGACACCAGAGCCGACACCGGAGCCCACGACTGAGCCGACGCCGGAACCGACGCCGGAACCGAGCGCTCCCCAGGTTGAAGTGTCTCCGACGACCAACCTCGATCCGGCACTTGCTCACACGCTCACGGTGACCGGTACCAACTTCTCCGGTGCCGGAGCGGCGAATGGTGCGTACGTTCTTCTGGGCGAAACGTCGCTCTGGAACGGCACAGGCGCTCTTCCCACCGAGGGGTGGATAGTTCAGGCCTGGGTGCAGCCGGCACAGATCGTCGACGGTGAATTCACAACGACGCTCACGGTTCCTGCCGGATCTCTCGATGCCGGAGTTGACTATCAAGTCGTCACGTCTGCCGCGCACCGGCTGTCGATAACCGATCGTTCACTCGACACGTTCACACCGGTCACTGTCGCGCAGCAGTCTGCGCCGGTCGTCAGTATCGGCGGACTCACCAGCGGAAACATCGAACGCGGTGGGACCCTCACCGTTGGCGGCTCTGGGTTTACCCCGGGTGACAGGGTGACTGCTGTTGTGCACTCCGACCCGGTCACTATCGGCACAGTTGTCGCCGGTGATACTGGCCGAGTGAGCTTTTCGTGGACGGTACCCGCTGACTTCGAGGTGGGAACGCACACGATCGAGCTGAGCGTCGACGGAGACGTCGTGGCATCCGCCCAGTTCTCGATCACGGCCTCCGCCGCACCGGCAGCGGTAGAAGCACCGGCTGCGCCCACGTGCCTTGCGCAGTCGGTTTCGGGCGCAACGCTCCAGTGGGGTGTCAAACAATCATTCGTGAGCTACATCAATGGTCCGATCGCGAACGGTTCCATCTCGGGCGGTTGGGGTGGCGGATCGGGTGCTTACAGCACCGAGAACGATCGTGGCCGCGTCAGCTTTGCAGGTTCGATTCACTACACGGGACACGACGGGCTGCTCGATCTGACCATCTCTAACCCGCGCATCCAAGTGACGAGCGCATCGAGTGCGTCGCTCATCGTGAATGTGCAGTCGAAGGGCTTCAACGGCTCACCCGACGTCAACGCGTCCAGTGTCGTTTTCGCCACGCTTTCGCTACCCGCAGCAGCACAATCGGGTGGAAGCATCTCGTGGTCGAGTGCGTCGGCGACGCTGACGGCAGCTGGTGCCGAAGCCTTTGCTGGCTTCTACAACGCCGGTGATGCACTCGATTCGGTGTCGTTCACGTTCCCGCTCGGCGCCGACGTGCCCTGTGACGCATCGACGGATGCCACGCTCGCAGCGACCGGCGGCACGATGCCCGTCGACGCGCTGTGGATCGGCGCTTCACTCCTCCTTCTCGGTGCTGGCGCGCTGGTACTTCGCCGGCGTCGGATGCAGAGCGCCTGA
- a CDS encoding potassium transporter Trk: MADQASTPQNPVEGSVSDPIETVTVRRSPRYGIFLLLGAGFGILVAMILTFAFNGTDEVSTSGVTYSDTQVFGFLALFCGAAGILLGGVVALVLGRVVGRRTLDLRAEHAIVRTQD, translated from the coding sequence ATGGCCGACCAGGCGTCTACTCCCCAGAATCCCGTCGAAGGGTCCGTTTCGGACCCGATCGAGACAGTCACCGTGCGTCGTTCGCCGCGATACGGCATCTTTCTTCTGCTGGGGGCGGGGTTCGGCATCCTGGTCGCGATGATTCTGACCTTCGCGTTCAACGGCACCGATGAGGTCAGCACCTCGGGCGTGACCTACTCAGATACACAGGTTTTCGGCTTCCTCGCGCTGTTCTGCGGAGCCGCGGGCATCCTCCTCGGTGGTGTCGTCGCGCTCGTTCTTGGTCGCGTGGTCGGGCGCCGCACCCTCGATCTGCGTGCGGAGCACGCGATCGTTCGCACTCAAGACTGA
- a CDS encoding zinc-binding alcohol dehydrogenase, with protein sequence MTGAGSPEWVIREDASRPVLLALFLRQVMGVRSPAELPPLRGVPSPPVDRGDAEQLDLEREWQQYWNMTVEPQANLSPVPLELIAGFDDLLALPETGADRLRAAVAPHGAAALTHVNRAFEVYSKTSTSRPGTSYRAYASAIAEHERQVGRRAHSFELNVQVLPLSQRGVWWIGALTVAVTDGLRGDVAAFDSAIHPIIAELA encoded by the coding sequence ATGACTGGGGCGGGGAGTCCGGAGTGGGTAATTCGCGAAGACGCGAGTCGGCCCGTGCTGCTTGCTCTCTTTCTGCGGCAAGTCATGGGGGTTCGCTCCCCCGCTGAGCTGCCCCCGCTTCGCGGTGTTCCGTCACCGCCAGTGGATCGCGGCGACGCGGAACAGCTCGATCTCGAACGCGAATGGCAGCAGTACTGGAACATGACCGTTGAGCCCCAGGCCAATCTTTCACCGGTGCCGCTCGAACTCATCGCCGGTTTCGATGATCTGCTGGCGCTCCCAGAAACGGGCGCAGATCGACTTCGTGCAGCCGTCGCCCCGCACGGGGCTGCGGCGCTGACCCACGTGAATCGCGCCTTCGAGGTCTACAGCAAGACCAGCACTTCGCGTCCTGGCACGTCGTACCGCGCATATGCGAGCGCAATCGCAGAACACGAGCGGCAGGTCGGGCGTCGCGCACACTCTTTCGAGCTGAACGTTCAAGTGCTGCCACTCAGTCAGCGTGGGGTGTGGTGGATCGGCGCACTCACTGTCGCGGTCACCGATGGACTACGCGGGGATGTCGCCGCCTTCGACTCTGCGATCCACCCGATCATCGCGGAGTTGGCCTGA